The Eubacterium sp. MSJ-33 genomic sequence TATTACAATGAAAAACGTATCAAAGAGAAACTAGGATGGCTCAGCCCTGTACAATACAGGAAACGCCTCTTGGCTGCATAAATGAAAAATGCGAAGTGGAAAATCCACTTCGCAATAAAGTCTAACTTTTGGGGGTCACCTCAATTTGATGTTGTTTTTTGTGGGATTCTCGTATGAGAGAATATAAATATCTTAGAATGTTCTATGTTGTCAGTAAATTTCCTATATTGTCCCTTGCCAAGATTTCAGATAAGTGATATAATAAACTTGTATAATTATGGTTAGTGAATAAGCGTCAGGAAACTGGCGCTTTTTTTATTTCAGGAGGATTGTATGGAGAAGGAATATGGCAAGAGATTGATGGATGTAAAAGAGGTTGCAGAATATCTCGGAATCGGTATGACAAAGACGCGGGAACTGATTCGTGGAAGAAATGGATTTGGTGTTCAGATTGGGAATCGGTGGTATGCCGATAAGAAAAAATTAGATAGGTGGATTGATCAAAAATCATTGTAGTAGATTCCGGGTGACAATCTGGAATCTTTTTTATTTTCGGGTGGATAATTTGCGGATATGCTGATATACTTTTGTTAATGAAGATATTCGCTTTATTCACCGGAAAGGAGAATAGAGCATGGGAAAATCTTTGAAAGGCAGAGAGCTGGGAAAAGGAATCACACAGAGAAAGGATGGATTATATCAGGCAAGATTTACGAATCGTTTCGGGAAGAGAAAGACAATATATGCGAAGACGATGTCAGAGATAACAAAGCGGCTGCGTGAGGAACAGTATCTGGATGATAAGAAGTTGAATCCGGTGAATGATTCTATGACGCTGGATGAATGGTTTGAACAGTGGATCACAACCTGCAAGATACATTGCAGGGATACCACGAAACGGACGTATAGGATTCAGTATAACCGTTTGCGCGAGGATTTGGGCTGGCGTCCATTATCATCATTGAATCTGGTTATTCTGCAGGATGCGTTTAATCATTTGAAATCAGATGCATCACGTCGTGATTGCCGGGCTGTTTTAGTTGATATGTTAAACCGGGCTGTGGAATGTGATATGCTGATGAAGAATGTTGCATATGGAGTCAAGACAACTGTTGACGATGAAGAACCGACAGAGAAACGAATACTGTCCGATGATGAGATTGATATTCTGATCAACACAGCAGATCCGAGAGGAACGCTGAAGATATTTCTTATTGTTGCATTGGAGACAGGAATGCGTATGGGTGAAATCTTAGGACTCACATGGGATTGTATTGACTTCAGAGAACGGATGATAAAAGTGGAGAAAACACTTTGCTATCTTCCGAATAATGGAGAAGCAATCTATGAGTTTCACAAACCTAAAACGACAGCAGGTAAGAGAAGTATTCCAATGACAGAGAAGTGCAGACAGGCACTGTTGTATCAGAAAAATTGGAAGAGTCATGTTATGGTTCGACATAACCCGAAAACCGGATTCGAGAATCTTGTATTTTGCAGCAAAAGCAATAACCCTATTCACGAAGCAAATATTCGCGGAGCAATTCACTATCTGGTAGATAAGATCAATCGGGAGAATCCGGATATTGAATTTGAACCATTCACGCCTCATGGGTTACGTCATACTTTTGCTACCAAGGCGATCAAACGAGGAATGAAACCGAAGACCTTGCAGAAGATACTCGGACATAGTTCCTTGCAGATGACGATGGATCTCTATTGTCATGTGGAAGACGATACATTGAAGAGTGAAATGCTATTGTTTGAAAAAGCTGTGTAGTGTGGTGTAATGTGGTGTAAATTGGTGTAAAAATGGTGTAGTAGCGTTTGCTGGATATGTGAAAA encodes the following:
- a CDS encoding site-specific integrase, coding for MGKSLKGRELGKGITQRKDGLYQARFTNRFGKRKTIYAKTMSEITKRLREEQYLDDKKLNPVNDSMTLDEWFEQWITTCKIHCRDTTKRTYRIQYNRLREDLGWRPLSSLNLVILQDAFNHLKSDASRRDCRAVLVDMLNRAVECDMLMKNVAYGVKTTVDDEEPTEKRILSDDEIDILINTADPRGTLKIFLIVALETGMRMGEILGLTWDCIDFRERMIKVEKTLCYLPNNGEAIYEFHKPKTTAGKRSIPMTEKCRQALLYQKNWKSHVMVRHNPKTGFENLVFCSKSNNPIHEANIRGAIHYLVDKINRENPDIEFEPFTPHGLRHTFATKAIKRGMKPKTLQKILGHSSLQMTMDLYCHVEDDTLKSEMLLFEKAV
- a CDS encoding helix-turn-helix domain-containing protein, which codes for MEKEYGKRLMDVKEVAEYLGIGMTKTRELIRGRNGFGVQIGNRWYADKKKLDRWIDQKSL